CTCTCCATGATCCCTTCGTACGTGTCAAGAAAATCAGACGCGGCTGAAGTAGAGGAAGAATCGTCATCATCGTTGAGGAGGACGAGGTGAGGCTTATCATGTTGTCCCAAGAACGAGACTGCTTCGAGAACTAAAGAGATGGAGCTGTGGTCGACAAAAACGAGCTTGGACTCACTGTGACGCAGGAGGACAGAGAGTGCATGTGCGTCTAAGCGAGGGTTGATGTTGTTTAAGATGGCTCCGGACATTGGTATAGCGAACTGAAGCTCATAGACGGACGGGACGTTGGGGCCCACGACAGAGACGACTTGGCCTTGGTTAATGCCTAGGGAAGAGGAAGTGAGAGCCGAGGCTATTCGGAGACAACGGTTGTGGGTTTCGGACCAAGTGTGGACGGTGTTTGTGGTGTGGAGGATGGATGGACAGTCGCCGTAGACGGAGGCGGCTCGGTCTAAGAAGCCGAGGACGGTGAGTGGAGTTGAGTTTGATGGGTGTGGAAGTAAGAGTTCCATTGTTTTGATATTGTTTAATGTCTTGTTTTGGTACGTGATTTGTTAAAAGACTCGTGAAGGGtctgtatttataaaatatttgaaaaggttttaacattttgatgtctttttcttttacaaCTATAATTGATTACATATGGCCCACAGTATCGGCTTGATGAAATGAAGTAAACAAATCTTCTTTAGTTTCTTAACTAATAAAAGTACTAAATCTGGTTAATATAtagagagaattttttttttttttttgacaaaaggaGATATATAGAAGATAATTGTCtctatatatatctaatatataGAGAGAATTATCTTTTATTGTTTTGGGAAATAAGAGTTTGTAGAAAACCGAAGTTAGGTATTGAATGAagtgcacacaaaaaaaaaggtattgAATGAAGACAGTCATCTAATAAAGTTAGAACCAACGAGCATTCTATAGTTTCCAAGATTGTGGCGACAAGTTTTTAGTTTGGACTACGGTCGAATAAGTTACCTAAAATAATGATccttctttctaatttttttaccaTAACagaatatatgtttaaataagATTAAGACGATAATGCTTTATGCATGCAATTCATGGATACTTGATACTACCTTAAATCATATTAGTAAATTATTTTCTGGATAATATGATTTAGTATTCTAGCGTAATATTATAGTAGTATTTTCACATTTGGTACTAGAGGAACATCTCAAAACATTTGGTAGTATAAATCACATTTGGTATTatatggaaattttttttttgctaaactccCTATATGCAAATTATAGCCATGCATGCTCGTTTAGCTGACGTACCATTGATTTCTACTGTCAACGTCCACATGATATGTTAGTTTTGCTTACGTATATCAATACTCAACTGTATCTTGGAAGGATTGGTCGCTACCGTCGAGCGACTTGTACTTTGTGACATTTATAACTTAAAATCGgtattgttaattttttttccaaaaaatgtatatatagatataattcTGGTCTTCAACCGTCAAGGTTTGAGCTAATGCTAGCAAAGTGTCACCACCTATATTCAAATCCTCATAATACATTGTGTACTTTGAACTTTTAGTAATATAAGAtgaatcccttatatattaattgaggatcttttaaaaaattagaaccttaattttgtattaattaaaaaaaacctcaatTCTATGTGGCActtctaaatgccttctaaatccTATTTCTAAGAATTCTAGAGCACCTAATATAAACCATAGTTTAATATAACGTTGTCACGtatttccataattatataacataagaAAAGTCGATTTTAAAGTGGAGATTAATACCCGTATGAAAACATTGGCGACTGTATGTATAATACATATGAAAACCGGGCCGTCTGTATTAAGACCTGTTTGGCATTATTTGCATAACTACTAATGGCGGACaagatttattaggttcaatGAAGATGAAGGTATAATAGCTTTAACAAAAATACAGTATCAATGAACCTATAAAAATGGCGGAATAGAGTTATTAGGTTCATCATTATCATTAGGTCCTTGCCGACAGCCTTATATATCAATAAGGTTCGTGACTGTTATTAGGTTCATCATTATTATTAGGTCCTGGCCGAGTGCCTTATATATCAGTTGTTTGTGTGTTTCGAGTAATGTTCTTGCCTGTTTAACGAATCTTCCAAAAGCTGAACAAATCACATGATTATAAATGGTAATCAAAGAAGTCTGTTGCGAATGTTAAAtctttttggataaaaatatacattatcTACATTCACTATAAAAGTCTAAATATTCATCACATATAAGTACCGTATACTGGAATCTCTACAGTAGTTCAATTTTTGTTATTCTCTATGTTGAAGACAACAATATAATTGGAACtctataaacatatatatactccaGTGGACTTTTAATCTCCTATATACAGTATAGCAGGTAAGAACGAGTATGTATATAACTAATCAAACCGTCAAATTACCATTAATAATCAATAAATTAACCAGATCGTCGGTTCGAGTTAAATAAGGAAATACAGAAGTGGTTGTGATCGTATGTgtttaaaaagttaattttgtatttagtaGAAGATTACTTTTGCACCAAGTCTTCCATCGAAATTAATTTGGAGTTAGAAAAGGAACATACATTAAGGAACTGACGTTTGAGAAACAAGAAAGATCCACTTTCCGTTTTAAAGGTGGAAAATATTAGGCGAATTTATTTGCCTTCATAAGCAAGCGTTTATTTGTACAGAATACTGTagttactccctccgttttttaatataagtcgttgtagagaaatttttttgttccaaattatatgtcgttttcggttttctatgtaaaatttattagtaattaatgttgtacgaccaatgataatatatcttttatttttctattggttgaattgtggttaggtaaataattaattatgtttttgtttagaaaatataaaaaattaatggttttcttaatctacgtgcatagctataaaacgacttatattaaaaaacggagggagtaataattAACGATCTTGTTCAAATAAGGCTACTACATGCACATATATTCATTATGTCTATAATTACAAGCCGTAATCTGTGTGGATATATCTACATATTGATtacataaatcaattttattaattatatgtttGACGTCTACATATACTCACGTTTACATTACCAAAGCTAGGTAATAATGATGACATCAATAAATCAGATTTTCGATTTGAAACCATTCAAATCCATGAGTTCCATTCAAATCCATGAGTCCATATAACTTGCTTCAAGTCATCCCCTATATATTGactgaaaaaaatttaaaaggttgtaattttaaatttgtattaattaaaaaaaattatttaggtgtcacttaattaaaatatcaattaattttatgtgGCAGCATGACAAGCAATTTAAAGTAATGTGTAAGTCCAAAATCAATTCGCTAGAGAAACTAATACTAACCCAAACATAAAAGTATATGataaaaagtataaataaaCCAAGCTCGAGACCATATAAATGAGAGTTTCTttattaaaatacttttaatcattgtttaagaaaataatCTACCAAGAGCGTGGATCTTCTACTCCAAATATCGACAGTTACGTATAAATGATAGTtcctttattatatatagatttcaaTACTATTAACTTAATACTTTATGCATAAATATCCAATATAATTGCCTTGAGGTAAAAGAAaagtgaaaatatgaaaaattaatatttaagatGCAAAAACTTTGTCAAGGCaagaactaaaaatattttttggggaGTTAAGTAAAATTATAGTAAATGcaaatcatattagttaataGTAATTATAGACGATGTTAACATATAAGCTAATCATATTTAAACGATAAGTAACCATCATCTTTCCAACTAGCAATCAGCCAAAAAAAACCTGTTTGGTTTAGTCCTTTGGAAAAAGAGATctatttttacaaattatttttagatttaattataaaatacaaaaaaaaaattgactatATTACGTACGATTCAGTACAAGAAACATGTTTGCAAACTATCTACGATTTAGTAATTTGAATTAATGATGTTCAATTCGGTAAAAACTGGACCAACTAAAACCGAACAAAATCGAAATagaaaaattagtttatttggtAACACCACATAAACCGAATATATGTTATTTCTAGAAACCGTGGTATATAGATATGGTTCAGAATATAAACTGATCAAACCATACAAACCGAATAAactgattaattaaaatatagtagtatAGTTTTATGCAAATTACATAATATAGTTATATACatgtagtttattttatttatatgatctTGATATTTGAGACGTTAATATGAATAATTGGTTATTCTTAAGTAAAGGCTTTCTTTGACATATATTTGTCTTAAATTTagtatattgttatttttttgttttcatcttataaatctataataactaatttatttaacaattatttttaatcccatatatattaactgatgatcatttaaaaaaagaaattttgctTATGTGTCACTTAATTAGGATGACAATTTAGCTTACGCGGCagcttaagaatcaattgaaaaaatgttaGTCCAAATCCAATTACTATGGAATATTATATTAagccaaaatataagaaaagtgtaatctttccttaaataaaagctacgaaattacataatatgattaacatatataagacaagtaatgactatgaataataaatatttgataacaatttttatatcattcttcatttttgtttaattttatattattaaaaaaaattaaacaatcacattaaccatatattaaaaaatatgttttttcttatatgttatatttttaattttttaaaatgactttaaattacaaaaataaggaaaacttatatgttatatttttttttgaaatgactttagattacaaaaatgaggaaaccttatatgttatttttttcttatatgttagattatttcttatatgttatattttaatttttttaaatgaccgtaaattacaaaatgtaagttttttaagcatacgactaaaaacattaaaatgacatgtatcaattcgatggttgatgtgaaacttttcaaaaccatatggaagataaatgccaaaataattcaactgtaaaaacaaattgtttactttttttcaagaatgtgttcagggaaaaaaactaaagtttttgtgtcataatttatttaatgtccaatccaaccaatccatgatatattaattatagtttagttcaacagttttttaaaaaaaattgatccggTTCATCGgaataaatgatataatatcaacaaaacatattatatatgtataaataaaataatcaaatataaaaagaaagttatcgataatatatacaaataaacttacCCTGCGCAaagcgcaggtcttatcctagtaacaCATTATAACTTAACCCAAACAAGTTTAGAATATGGAAAACAAGACTTAACtctatattcttataaatttataatccaCCAGATCAGaccaatattaatttaataaatttgaaatattagaaAAGAACTACATATGCAAAGACACAACTTGTACACTTGTAAGGATCCCCGTGACGAGTACCGACTAGTCATCATCAGGGATTCAATTGAAAGTGAAGATAAAATGCAAAGGGGTTTTTTAATCAAGAGATCTAACAAAACTAATGTACATACCGAAAATGTTATAATTAAATTGAGGGTCTGGTGTCTATCAAAATAGCAAGTTACAGAGCATACTCTTGTAATTCATGTGAATGTTGGTGTGTATACAAAAACTTTTGAAACACAGAGAGATATGAACATTTGCAGTGGGTGGTGAGATGATTTAATGTGGATGAATATGGGTAGTTTAAAAGTCATATGCATATTTAATGAATTTCTGCATCACCCAACATGTACGTATTCATTAACTGTACATATGCCTAAAATCAAATGCTATGTACTTGCCAATATTGGCATCATGAAGGTTTTGCAAATTTAGATAAAACTGTAGCTTTCTCTTACATAAATACTAGTTTACTCACATGGTCTAGTTTCAATTAATATGGCAACATGTGTCACCTTCAAAACATAAATACTTATGCTTATCAACTTCTGTAGCACCATAGATAGATTACTACTTTGAATTTAAGATTTCATAGAGATAATAGATTCGTTTACTAAACCGGATGTACCACGGGAACCAGGAATACCGAAGTATTGTCCAGTTTAACTTTCCTGGCCAACAAGATAAGAAAAGCCCAATAGAAACAACATAAGAAACTTCCAGTACAATCATATGAAACAACTGTCCAAATTATGTTATACGCCAAGTCCATACATACTTGTTCGGTCGATATGCCAagtccttgttttttttttttttttgtcaaacagaTACTTCATTAAATAAGAGACTTGGACCCGTCCAAAGTTAAAAGTTCAATACAGCAGAAACAGAAGACAGATAAATAGGATGGGCTGAATGAGCCGAAATAGAGGTTGACTGGGCTAAGTCCCTTTCTGCGAGGGCATCAGCGTCTCGATTCTGAGCTCAAGGGATGAAAGAGAACGTGATATCGGAGAAAGCGGACGAGATCTGTTGAATGCCAAGTGCTTGCCTCTTTAACAATTGTCAAAGGTATACTTTACATTTTTTATGTACCTTATTGGTTGATCTAATTAGTTCCAAAAAACGTATCTAGTGCTATAGAATAGGTTAGCTATACAATATTGCATGACCCAAATTTGGAGTGTTTTCCAACTAATGTCATAAGATAACCGGATCATCTATCACCGAACTACAATGTAAACTCTATAAGTCAAAGACAAAGTCAAACTTTACATGGCTATTGTTCTGTTTTAAAGGCTCGAACCCCGGAGAGAGTGTTACAGCACATTCACAAGTCTTGCTTACAACTTAATCACACAACCATGCAGGCTATACTTAACGTATGATTATGCAAAAAAGTGACAGAgatgtatattttttacattaacacataacaatatatatataagcatatATACTTACTTTAAGGAGTTTACACACAACACATAAAACATGTCACACGGACTATACACACATATGCAAGCATCATTGGACATGTAACATCATGTTCTTGAACTCTTCAAAATCAATAACACCATCAAGATTCTTGTCATGGGCTCGAATCATCCTCCCACAATCCCAACTCTTTGTCTCCTCCTCGAATCCGAGCCGTTCCAACACCGTTCGAAGCTCCTCCGACGAAATATAACCATCTCCGTTCACGTCAAACACATTAAACGCCCCCACGATCGCATCATCATTATCAACAACACTATCGTTCTTTGTTTCCTTCCTATCCGAAACGGCGTCGTCGTAGAACCGAAGGAACTCGTCTAAGTCGAGACTCTGTTTTCCAACGAACAGTTCGAGTTCTTCGGGAGTGTGTTCGGACCAGCCGAGTCTCTCTAGTATCCAATGAAGCTCGTCGAGGGTCACGAGACCGTCTTGGTTCTTGTCGAGCTTGTGGAACATTCTTTGGAGATCGTTTATGCTTATGAATGAACAATCCATACCTCTCGGTGTTTCTGTTTCTGATAGTTTTAGACGTTTTGGTTAGGGTTGGTGAAAATATGGGTACTCTGTTTCTGAATAAAGTTTCAAGCTTTATCGGCTATAGACTCTTCATAAGTACGTACGGACGGGGAAGGTGTACTTGTAGACGGAAGCGATTGAAGCGGGAAACTTCGGAGAAGATGGTTATGAAAATgacaattgtttttttcttcttttaaaatgACGTTTCTAGAAGAAAAGTTATTAAAACACGACATTTCTCTCATTGtttttttatagaatttatTCGTCAACTATGACATTGTCAACGAAAATATGTATTAATGACTCGTCTAGTTCTAATCTAATACTGTACTATTTTGTTCAATTTATTTAACTTTGAATAACGGGTGTGATTAATAATCGTTGATGATTTTACAATTGCGAAGCTTACTATTCTGAATAAATATAACTTTAAGATATTTTGATAGATTAGTATTATATAGTAGAGTGTTGTAGTATATGATTTTGACGTATGGAATGTTCGGTAATGTTCTTGAGTTACGCGGCATTAAGACCGTCCACATATACTAGAGATTTATCACCGGCCGCATACGTTAGAGCATGAGCATTGGTGAACCCCATGAACAGTTATGAACCCAAATTTGTTGTTTTCTGCATTAGTGAATCCGAAGAACGAGTtcatatgaataaaataataatattttttatttgttttaaaatttaaaattattcagaatacatgaataaaatattaaaatatattataaaatttatgaaaacattttattcaacctatgttttagttttggagTTTAAGTTTAGGTTTTGagatatgttttaatattttggtttgtgttttcagATGTAGAAAAGCTATGTTAGAGTTTTGGAGTTTAAGTTTTGGCTTTCGagatatgttttaatattttggtttgtgttttcaaATGTAGAAAagctatgttttaaaattttatgttgtttCTTAACTTAAATTCAATTCATAGAAACATTTTGTTCGATGATCAGTCTACGCATTCAACAAAGGATTTAAGTTCGAGAATGTTTAACTTAGGATAAAAGTACACATAGAAATACCATTCAAGTTTTACAAACTGAAATACATAAGTTGATAAGTTGttaatgaaacaaaaagaaacaagttaAGATGATAGAGAGGAAAGACCGCAAAAGAGCCATCTAATTTCGTGAGGTAGAAGCAATGCTACCTGTAGAAGAAGAGAACACAAGTTAAAGCAGAACCAAAGTAGTAACATTGAAGATATAGACAACACAAAAAAGTCAAATGAGAAGACTTACCATCGATTCTGCTGAAGTGCTTGATCAGTAGTTCAGTACACTCCTTCCTTTCCGGACATACACACAGTAATGGAGTTGTCGTCCCGTCTCCAACCACGTTGAACACAAACAAATCTCCGTTGGTGCATCTGTTATCACGACAGAATTTTCTCCACCCTCTGCTGATGTAATATGCGCCGTCTGATTCGCTAAATCCGAAGCGCGCAGTCCATGACTTTCCCTCCTTGTTGACAAGTTTGACCTCTTTGCATTGTTGGTTCAAAGCACCACACCTCATAGCTTCCACAGGAAGAAACTACAAACACATACATAACATCAGCCAAGAAGCAGTACTAGAATCACacaataaataactaaattttactCACCATTTTGTCGTCCTTTTGATTTGTAGGAGTAACCTCAGCCAAGAAGCAGTAGTCGTATGAGAAAGTAGGAGCATCATCTGCGTCGGCTTCTTACTTAACGATGTGAGGATGTGTATACTGAATCTCACAACAGCTAGGACCAAAAGGAGTCACATGAAAGACCATGTCTCCTTCGTGTTTGAAGATGACAATGTCACCGATTCGAAGATCATGTGCTTCAGTGAACTCTTTCCAACCTTTGGTGAGTGTCCTGCTTTCTCGGATCACCTCCCAAATTTGATCCGAAGCGTCCGATCTTAGCTTCCATGGTTTATTGATCTCAGCCCCTTGTATGTGTTTTGAGTAGAAGTCAAGTGGTATTGTGAAGCCACTTTGAAAACCAGGAAGAAGAGGCTTGAAGAAATGAGGTTCTCGGGGAGTTTCCATCTGCAACAATCGAGTTCCAATTACATGTATTAATCGAgttccaatttaaaaaaatggcaTCAAACTACTATAGACCACACAAGACCACAGAACTATAGAAATCAAAAATGTGGTTTGTTTTTCCATTCAAGAAAGCATACTGAAGCTGTTAATCGACTAGTAACCATTGATGCTATCTATATTGCTATGTCAAAAATTCGGTTCAAAGGTCTAATCCTATCATGCATGAAAACAATTCTAAAAGAGCCAAGTCCGGTTATATTCATGTCCTAAATTAAAACCCCCTTTTACATTTCGAACCCTTACacgaaacccccaaatcgaaATGAAATCCATGATAAACAAACCCTAAAAGGAAACCGTATGTCCATTTTGACCAAGAAATCGAAACCCCCTTCTCGATTTCCCACCCTAAGacgaaacccccaaatcgaCTTCCTTAACCTAGAAACCTCTCGAGATCAAATCGAAGCTATTTCGTCCTCGGAGTGATTGAGACTCACCTGAGAGCGTTTACGAGTGACTCCGACGACGAATTGATCGAGAAAATCTCCGGTTCTGGACTCCGACACGAAATCGCCTCACAGACGGAGAAACCCTAGATTTCGAAGAGAGAAGGGAAAATGGGATCTTTCACGCGAAACCCATTTTTTCGCACTCAACCCGCGCGATCGCGTAGCCACTCCCTCTGCGCCGCGTGGCATGACCCCGTATCATACGGGCTCACTTGGAAGACCCGGTTGACAGGTTGAAacccatttatttattttttttaatcgatAAGGCCTATGATACCGAGCCCATGACTCTCTCATAAACCCCCGATGCGGGTGGTATTACGTACGAACACATTccaattgatttttcttttggagAAACAAAAAACGacaattttattgttttcatgtgtataatataaacaaaactataGTGTATCATCGCCGATTCCACACCATTCCATACggtataaaatgaaaaaaatacttttaaaatcagataatgtattttatttttttggggtCAACGATAATGTTTCATTTTACGATagaaaattgtttaatataGTTAAAGATTATGAAGGCCAGAATCTGAGCCCAATTCAGATATTTGGGCCTTATCCTTTAGTTCGGCccaaaatgaaaacatataagGTTGTGTAATAATGAGAAGCGACAAAAGCGGAAACGCTCTCTTCTCGAGTTGGCGCTTTATCTACTGACCCTCTACCTCACTGATTTTGACACTTGGAGTTCATTGGGAGCCATGACGAGATCTTCGATGAGACCAGTCAATTGCTTTTTCTAGCCACTAAAATTTAGAGTAACATAGATCTTTCTCTCCTCCTTTGATTTGACTGTTGAGAGACTTCTAGAGATGGCAATGTAAGTGAATCTCTATGGTGATCTGTTTATAGATGCAGAAGTCCCAAATAGCTTTTGAGTTTGCGTGGTCATTAGCTATATATCTTGAATATTTTTCCCTGGCATCTTGTTTTTTTACAGGACTGTGACATGAAGTTATAGTTAATCTCTGCCAGTTAAGATGAGACCTGTGAAGAAGGAGCCTATTGTGATTGACTTAGACAGTGACGATGGTGAAGATGTTCACTGTGGTGAATTGAACGAGTGTATGATGGATACTGATGTTTCATCAGAGTCTGAAGATGCTAATCCCTCCAACATGCAAATGACCTTTCCTTCTAATGCTGGTgcaagtgatgatgatgattgcgACAACAAAATTGATGATCAGTATCTCAAGTTGTTTGATAGTCTCATGGACGATGGAAACTCATATCTGAGAGATAATCCACTGAGGTGTATTAGGTATGGAGTAGATAACGGAGGATACGACATACGCGAGTTTAAAGGTAAGCGTAAGAGCAGAGAAGATCTAAACACTGGTGGTCGTGCGACTAAGAAGAATGTTGCTGTGTCAATGCCTCCTCGTCGTGTCCAAGCAAGTAAAAAGAAGACAAGGGAGTTTgtgttgaagagaagagagagtccTGTGAATGATAAGAGTGTTGACGCAACAAGTCATGCGAGGAGAAGCTCGCAGCACAATGTCGAAGCTCGCGAGAAGGAGATTAGGGAAGCCGAAATGGTACCTGATGAGCATTACAGATCTTATCTCACATCGTTAGTGGACAAGTGGAAGAGCTCAAGAACTAATCCTGAGAAGGAGGTACGAGTAAAGTGTGAGAAAGATGTAATGTCTCTGTCTGATTCCGACAGTATTGAGATTGGTGATCGTCCGTTTCTTGATGAAGAAGATTCTCCGTTTGTGCCATCAAAGAGTTATAAAGTGGTTGTAAGTATATTACCTTCATTCACCTAAGCTTTTGCCgttttttaaatgttatcttttGACATGATCTTTTGTTGGTCTGTAATAAGGATTTGGAGGAAGAGAGCGATGATGAGGGTGACCAATGCAATTCTTGGTTTAGGAAGGAGATAATGAATGTTCTCAAACAACCATACAGTGAAAAAGAGTTCAAAGAGCTTGAGCATGAAGCATCGGTGTGTAGATGGTTGATCAAATCCAAGGAACTGTTAGATGGAAGGGATTTTACTTATACAACGAATCAAAAGAAACCTTCATATCTCGATCAGTATCCAGGTTAGCTATATACCATATCACACATGTTCTTGGAAAGTTATGCTTTGCTTCTTCTAGAAACAATATGGATAAACTGATAGTGCTGAATCAATATGGATAACTTCTGCGTGCTTTCGATCTCAAAGATTTTGCTGTGTGTTCTTTACCTTCATGTCGAGTTTTGCTATGGTTTGGTTTTCACAGAGTTCAAAAGGATGTTCGAGAAAGCTTTATATGGAGAGAATCGCCATAGAGCTCTGAACCTGCTGCGTGGCTTCATCTTTTATTTAACGGTATATGTGTGACCTGTTTATCTGTTATTTGAATCGTTATAAAGAGTAAAAAGATGCTTTTGTATGTGATCATCACTCTTATTGTTGgatgtttttttgttatctcAGAAAGTTGCTCGCCATGATGCATTCAAACCTTGGCTCGACTATGAATGTTTGAAGATCACATGTTTCTGAAAGAGAGGCTCTTCAACTGATTAAAACCGACTCCACTTCCAGTTCCATGCGAGAcctttgttttaacttttatgtCATAATCTCGATTAGGCTTTGCTTTTATTGTGTAAAATTAACTTGAATCATTGTGTAGTAGTATTAGTTCTATCTCAAAACTAGCCGAATGTTTCAAGTTTCTGTAATGTGAGTTCTCTCTCCCTCTGTTTATTGGATGCAACTTCGACTTCAGAGATTAAAATTTAAGTAGAAGTTTCAAGCGAACATATAAACAACAAAAGAGGAGAGACCACCAAAAAACAAATGTATTCAAATTTTTGGATCAATTACAAAACATATGTACAATTCTTCTCTGTATGAAGTAAAGAGTATATCTAGAAGAGAACAAAAGCTAACTAACTAAAAGAATACAAACAAACGTATCAGAAGACCGTGTAGTTTGTCTTTCTACCAGAGAAA
This genomic interval from Brassica napus cultivar Da-Ae chromosome A6, Da-Ae, whole genome shotgun sequence contains the following:
- the LOC106351618 gene encoding probable calcium-binding protein CML44; protein product: MDCSFISINDLQRMFHKLDKNQDGLVTLDELHWILERLGWSEHTPEELELFVGKQSLDLDEFLRFYDDAVSDRKETKNDSVVDNDDAIVGAFNVFDVNGDGYISSEELRTVLERLGFEEETKSWDCGRMIRAHDKNLDGVIDFEEFKNMMLHVQ
- the LOC106347367 gene encoding uncharacterized protein LOC106347367, which produces MRPVKKEPIVIDLDSDDGEDVHCGELNECMMDTDVSSESEDANPSNMQMTFPSNAGASDDDDCDNKIDDQYLKLFDSLMDDGNSYLRDNPLRCIRYGVDNGGYDIREFKGKRKSREDLNTGGRATKKNVAVSMPPRRVQASKKKTREFVLKRRESPVNDKSVDATSHARRSSQHNVEAREKEIREAEMVPDEHYRSYLTSLVDKWKSSRTNPEKEVRVKCEKDVMSLSDSDSIEIGDRPFLDEEDSPFVPSKSYKVVDLEEESDDEGDQCNSWFRKEIMNVLKQPYSEKEFKELEHEASVCRWLIKSKELLDGRDFTYTTNQKKPSYLDQYPEFKRMFEKALYGENRHRALNLLRGFIFYLTKVARHDAFKPWLDYECLKITCF